Proteins encoded within one genomic window of Streptomyces kaniharaensis:
- a CDS encoding Mut7-C RNAse domain-containing protein → MDRPQISLDFAPELHLFVAGRRREGRSELRTDGTSTLGHIVESLGVPLTEVGTLLVDGRPVPDSHVPSDAEHVSVQGVARPQRSAAPLRFLLDVHLGTLTRRLRLLGIDAAYENPDIGDAALAARSAAEERVLLSRDRGLLHRRELWAGAYIYSHRPAEQLRDVLSRFAPPLAPWSRCTTCNGTLRTVTKTSVREQLRDGTERSYDAFAQCADCGQAYWRGAHHARLDAIVTDAVREFGARQ, encoded by the coding sequence GTGGACAGACCGCAGATCTCCCTCGACTTCGCCCCTGAGCTGCACCTCTTCGTGGCCGGCCGCCGACGCGAAGGCCGGTCCGAGCTGCGCACCGACGGCACCTCCACGCTCGGTCACATCGTCGAGTCCCTCGGCGTGCCGCTCACCGAGGTCGGTACCCTGCTCGTCGACGGCCGTCCGGTGCCCGACTCGCACGTGCCGTCCGACGCCGAACACGTCTCGGTCCAGGGCGTCGCCCGCCCCCAGCGCTCAGCCGCCCCGCTGCGCTTCCTGCTCGACGTCCACCTCGGCACCCTCACGCGCCGCCTGCGCCTGCTCGGGATCGACGCCGCCTACGAGAACCCGGACATCGGCGACGCCGCCCTGGCCGCCCGCTCCGCCGCCGAGGAACGCGTCCTCCTCTCCCGCGACCGTGGCCTCCTGCACCGCCGCGAACTCTGGGCCGGCGCCTACATCTACAGCCACCGCCCCGCCGAACAGCTCCGCGACGTCCTCTCCCGCTTCGCACCCCCGCTCGCGCCCTGGAGCCGCTGCACCACGTGCAACGGGACGCTGCGCACGGTGACCAAGACGTCGGTGCGGGAACAGCTCCGGGACGGCACCGAGCGCTCCTACGACGCGTTCGCGCAGTGTGCGGACTGCGGTCAGGCGTACTGGCGCGGCGCGCATCACGCGCGGTTGGATGCGATCGTGACGGACGCGGTGCGGGAGTTCGGCGCCCGGCAGTAG
- a CDS encoding cupin domain-containing protein → MGAVPVVKAPDGAAVLPMLVMDERGSLAVFELEPGAVTRAVSHATVQELWHVTAGSGELWRRQGEREETVRLVPGTAASIPLGTAFQFRADADGDVPLRIVAVTMPPWPGTDAEARREDGPWEATVE, encoded by the coding sequence GTGGGAGCCGTGCCCGTCGTGAAGGCGCCCGACGGAGCCGCCGTCCTCCCGATGCTCGTCATGGACGAGCGAGGGAGTCTCGCGGTGTTCGAGCTGGAGCCGGGAGCGGTGACGCGGGCGGTGTCGCACGCCACCGTGCAGGAGCTTTGGCACGTCACCGCGGGCAGCGGGGAGCTGTGGCGGCGGCAGGGGGAGCGGGAGGAGACCGTGCGGCTGGTGCCCGGGACGGCGGCGTCGATACCGCTGGGCACGGCGTTCCAGTTCCGGGCGGACGCGGACGGTGACGTGCCGCTGCGGATCGTCGCCGTCACGATGCCGCCCTGGCCGGGAACCGACGCCGAGGCCCGGCGGGAGGACGGCCCGTGGGAGGCGACCGTCGAGTGA
- a CDS encoding inorganic diphosphatase, with amino-acid sequence MEFEVMIEIPQGSRNKYVMDFVAGRIRLDRTLFTATRYPADYGYVEGTLGGDGEPLDALVLGGEPAVPGCLQTCRAVGMWVMRDERGPDQKVLCVPARDPRYEDVRDIGDLRRFDLLEITHFFQVYKDLERGKSVEGSHWAGREAAYAEIAESRARAAGTRYADPA; translated from the coding sequence GTGGAGTTCGAGGTGATGATCGAGATCCCGCAGGGGTCCCGGAACAAGTACGTGATGGACTTCGTGGCGGGCCGGATCCGCCTCGACCGCACGCTGTTCACCGCCACCCGCTACCCCGCGGACTACGGCTACGTCGAGGGCACCCTCGGCGGCGACGGCGAGCCGCTGGACGCGCTGGTGCTCGGCGGCGAGCCGGCCGTGCCGGGCTGCCTCCAGACCTGCCGGGCGGTCGGCATGTGGGTGATGCGGGACGAGCGCGGGCCGGACCAGAAGGTGCTGTGCGTGCCCGCCCGGGACCCGCGCTACGAGGACGTGCGCGACATCGGCGACCTGCGGAGGTTCGACCTGCTGGAGATCACCCACTTCTTCCAGGTCTACAAGGACCTGGAGCGCGGCAAGTCCGTCGAGGGCTCGCACTGGGCGGGCCGGGAGGCGGCGTACGCGGAGATCGCCGAGTCCCGGGCCCGGGCGGCGGGCACCAGGTACGCGGATCCGGCCTGA
- a CDS encoding cytochrome P450 family protein, producing the protein MTTSDLTVKALIADPYAGYAALRAIAPVHRVTGPDGLPVWLVTRYADVRQALADPRLSLDKAHAAPGNYQGFKLPPTLDANLLNMDPPDHTRIRRLVTKAFTTRRIAALRGPIEQVAEKLLDAMAPLGRTDLLTAYAGPLPITVICDLLGVPEGDRHDFRAWTDTLITPDPHRPQDAKAAVGAMLGFFTGLIERKRTAPADDLLSDLIAVRDDEDGHGRLSEDELTSLAFLILFAGYENTVHLIANAVLALLTHPEQLAALRTEPALIEGSFDEFARYDGPSPLSIRRFPREDVTIGGVTVPAGETVLLAIASANRDPDQFADPDRLDVRRRDSGHLSLGHGIHYCLGAPLARMETEIALTALLRRFPDLALDVPVEQLRHRPALRARGLLELPVRY; encoded by the coding sequence GTGACGACATCCGACCTGACCGTGAAGGCCCTGATCGCCGACCCCTACGCCGGCTACGCCGCCCTGCGCGCCATCGCCCCCGTCCACCGGGTCACCGGCCCGGACGGCCTGCCGGTGTGGCTGGTGACCCGCTACGCGGACGTACGCCAGGCCCTCGCCGACCCCCGCCTCTCGCTCGACAAGGCCCATGCCGCGCCCGGCAACTACCAGGGCTTCAAACTGCCGCCCACCCTCGACGCCAACCTGCTCAACATGGACCCGCCCGACCACACCCGCATCCGCCGGCTGGTCACCAAGGCCTTCACCACGCGCCGGATCGCCGCGCTGCGCGGCCCGATCGAACAGGTCGCCGAGAAGCTGCTCGACGCGATGGCCCCGCTCGGCCGCACCGACCTGCTCACCGCCTACGCCGGGCCGCTGCCCATCACCGTCATCTGCGACCTGCTCGGCGTCCCCGAGGGCGACCGGCACGACTTCCGCGCCTGGACCGACACGCTCATCACCCCGGACCCGCACCGCCCGCAGGACGCCAAGGCGGCCGTCGGCGCGATGCTCGGCTTCTTCACCGGGCTCATCGAGCGCAAGCGCACCGCACCCGCCGACGACCTCCTCTCCGACCTGATCGCGGTCCGCGACGACGAGGACGGGCACGGCCGGCTCAGCGAGGACGAGCTCACCTCGCTCGCCTTCCTGATCCTCTTCGCCGGCTACGAGAACACCGTCCACCTCATCGCCAACGCCGTCCTCGCCCTGCTCACCCACCCCGAGCAGCTCGCCGCCCTGCGCACCGAACCGGCGCTGATCGAGGGCTCCTTCGACGAGTTCGCCCGCTACGACGGCCCCTCGCCGCTGTCCATCCGCCGCTTCCCGCGCGAGGACGTCACCATCGGCGGCGTCACCGTTCCGGCCGGCGAGACCGTCCTGCTCGCCATCGCCTCCGCCAACCGCGACCCCGACCAGTTCGCCGACCCGGACCGGCTCGATGTGCGCCGCCGTGACAGCGGCCACCTCTCCCTCGGCCACGGCATCCACTACTGCCTCGGTGCGCCGCTCGCCCGGATGGAGACCGAGATCGCCCTGACCGCCCTGCTGCGCCGCTTCCCCGACCTCGCCCTCGACGTGCCCGTCGAGCAGCTGCGGCACCGACCCGCCCTGCGGGCCCGTGGCCTGCTGGAACTTCCCGTCCGGTACTGA